A genomic window from Fibrobacterota bacterium includes:
- a CDS encoding type II toxin-antitoxin system Phd/YefM family antitoxin, which translates to MILHASEDIAPISQVKAQFAEMLDRSRENHRPTIVTQNGRATGVLMSIEDWESQQRKIQLLKLLAEGEESIRTGGILSLAEIRNRLGNKADAP; encoded by the coding sequence ATGATCCTCCACGCCAGCGAAGACATCGCGCCGATCTCCCAGGTGAAAGCCCAGTTCGCCGAAATGTTGGATCGGTCGCGGGAAAACCATCGGCCCACCATCGTGACACAAAATGGCAGGGCCACCGGTGTCCTCATGTCCATCGAGGATTGGGAATCCCAACAGCGCAAGATCCAATTGCTCAAGCTGTTGGCGGAAGGCGAGGAGTCCATCCGCACGGGTGGCATCCTCTCGCTGGCCGAGATCCGCAATCGTCTGGGAAACAAGGCCGATGCCCCATAG
- a CDS encoding type II toxin-antitoxin system RelE/ParE family toxin: MPHRVVFSPKAWEDLSAILEYLQTQSPAAASRFAREIPVALERLESFPESGRIIPEFLDEGIRRWREILFENLRILYRIDGSEIVVVRVVDARMLLNFQID; encoded by the coding sequence ATGCCCCATAGGGTGGTGTTTTCGCCCAAGGCATGGGAAGACCTTTCGGCGATTCTGGAATATCTGCAAACCCAGAGTCCTGCCGCCGCATCGCGCTTTGCCCGGGAGATACCGGTCGCATTGGAGCGCCTGGAATCCTTCCCGGAATCAGGCCGGATCATCCCGGAATTCCTGGACGAAGGCATCCGTAGATGGCGCGAGATCCTCTTTGAGAACCTGCGCATTCTGTATCGCATCGATGGATCCGAAATCGTCGTCGTGCGGGTGGTGGATGCCCGGATGCTGTTGAATTTCCAGATCGATTGA
- a CDS encoding fused MFS/spermidine synthase: MPTVFVFFAVSGLAGLIYESIWASYLKLLVGHATYGQVLSMCVFMGGLALGSHISGKMVDRLRRPWLAYGIVELCVGLGALLYHPIFELASGWLWGSGVLEGQGETLARTIVASVGILLTMPLAVLLGATFPLVAAGLLRRIPDQGHQGLGGLYFANSLGGAMGCLLNSFVLVPRLGLQGGLQFAAVLNFTIAAYFLLLSPRDPGPVSIEPAPTTKRETGPGLGIVATVAFFTGFSSFLYEIGWIRMLALQLGSSTHSFDIMLAAFLSGLALGGWWIRKRLDRPEPRRRLAVMQLAMAACAASSLLGYQVFFLARNEMNLVLRATEEAFPFAQLFKFASAFLMMGPAAFFAGTTLPLLTSWHIRETGREEGLGKVWAWNTLGSLLGALGGSLVLMPLVGLKWVLVIGAVLDAGLGLWLLRGSQRRIKEAVAVFAAAAILLGAAWIPLKSDVMTRGSFRAHIGQRRILEPQVVHRMDGSAMTVSVHLRPNGYAILRNNGKPDASLSLVGKPGAGDNLTQGTLAWTPMSTRKRPYRAVLIGLGSGMTAHYLLGDPYLVSLDVVEIEPAVFTMSRYFEARNGRIFTDPRMRFWAEDARTFFATHGGTWDLVVSEPSNPWVSGVSSLFTKEFYRDLKRHLAPDGALAQWLQSYEFRDELFLSILSAMRTSFPKVALHPIPGTSADILLLAGDHLPVPDSTRLSVGTPFSDLSAENLTPGEVASAPAVTPRMIDLLVKDVVANSDYQPIVDAQAEDAFYQKSRVTLPGLLAPRRAGWFLAMDPVGWDTLNGWWDERWYRMTDSVNRGVFRAVARAHAQSGEPVTSRELRMLDSLVPFPAWAAWSLRETAISDLEAAVWNSLDLPENDRLRMSLRFSLLAGNHDSAEAIARRMIPAVRADTRLFPEVFSVLWRAGDRPAFSAMLADTACWAPLSWPEKLVALQLKTTWSD; the protein is encoded by the coding sequence ATGCCGACCGTCTTCGTGTTCTTCGCCGTTTCAGGCCTGGCGGGCCTCATCTACGAATCCATCTGGGCGAGCTACCTCAAGCTCCTGGTGGGCCACGCCACTTATGGACAAGTTCTGTCCATGTGCGTGTTCATGGGTGGCCTGGCCCTGGGCAGCCACATCTCCGGCAAGATGGTGGACCGGCTGCGCCGCCCCTGGCTCGCCTACGGGATCGTCGAACTTTGCGTCGGGCTCGGCGCCTTGCTGTACCATCCGATCTTCGAGCTGGCCTCCGGTTGGCTCTGGGGTTCCGGGGTGCTGGAAGGCCAAGGCGAAACCTTGGCGCGCACGATCGTGGCCTCGGTGGGAATCCTGCTGACCATGCCGCTGGCCGTGCTTTTGGGGGCCACCTTCCCCCTGGTGGCGGCAGGACTGCTGCGCCGCATCCCCGACCAAGGACACCAAGGCCTGGGCGGACTGTACTTCGCCAACTCCCTGGGTGGAGCCATGGGCTGCCTCTTGAATTCCTTCGTGCTCGTGCCGCGCCTGGGCCTGCAGGGCGGCCTGCAATTTGCCGCCGTTCTGAATTTCACCATCGCCGCGTATTTCCTGCTGCTCTCCCCCCGCGATCCTGGTCCCGTCTCGATCGAACCCGCTCCCACCACCAAGCGGGAAACCGGCCCTGGACTTGGGATCGTCGCCACCGTGGCCTTCTTCACGGGGTTCTCGTCTTTCCTCTACGAAATCGGCTGGATCCGCATGCTCGCCCTCCAACTGGGTTCGAGCACGCACAGCTTCGATATCATGTTGGCGGCCTTCCTGTCCGGACTGGCTTTGGGTGGTTGGTGGATCCGCAAGCGTTTGGACCGCCCCGAGCCCCGCCGACGCCTGGCCGTGATGCAGTTGGCCATGGCCGCCTGCGCGGCCTCTTCGCTCTTGGGCTACCAGGTGTTCTTCCTGGCGCGCAACGAGATGAACCTGGTTCTACGCGCCACGGAGGAGGCATTCCCGTTCGCGCAATTGTTCAAGTTCGCCAGCGCCTTTCTGATGATGGGCCCTGCGGCGTTCTTCGCCGGAACCACCCTGCCGCTTTTGACGTCCTGGCACATCCGGGAGACTGGACGCGAAGAAGGGCTGGGGAAGGTCTGGGCCTGGAACACCTTGGGAAGCCTGCTGGGGGCCTTGGGCGGAAGCCTGGTCTTGATGCCGCTGGTGGGCCTGAAATGGGTGTTGGTGATCGGGGCGGTGTTGGATGCGGGACTCGGGCTCTGGCTCCTGCGAGGGTCCCAACGAAGGATCAAGGAGGCCGTGGCGGTGTTCGCGGCGGCGGCGATTCTTTTGGGCGCCGCATGGATTCCGCTCAAATCGGACGTGATGACCCGCGGAAGCTTCCGCGCCCACATCGGGCAGCGACGCATCCTGGAGCCGCAGGTCGTGCACCGGATGGATGGATCGGCCATGACGGTTTCTGTCCACCTTCGCCCCAACGGCTACGCCATCCTGCGCAACAACGGCAAACCCGACGCCTCGCTTTCGCTGGTGGGCAAACCCGGAGCGGGCGACAACCTCACGCAGGGCACCCTGGCCTGGACCCCCATGTCCACCCGAAAGCGTCCTTACCGCGCCGTGCTGATCGGCCTGGGTTCCGGCATGACCGCCCATTATCTGCTGGGAGATCCGTATCTGGTGAGTCTGGATGTCGTGGAGATCGAGCCCGCCGTGTTCACGATGTCGCGGTATTTCGAGGCCCGCAACGGGCGGATCTTCACCGATCCGCGCATGCGTTTTTGGGCGGAGGATGCCCGCACGTTCTTCGCGACCCACGGCGGCACCTGGGACCTGGTGGTGTCGGAACCCTCCAACCCCTGGGTGTCCGGCGTCTCCAGCTTGTTCACCAAGGAATTCTACCGCGACCTCAAACGCCATCTCGCCCCGGACGGAGCGCTCGCCCAGTGGCTGCAGAGCTACGAATTCCGGGACGAACTGTTCCTGTCCATCCTTTCGGCGATGCGCACGAGTTTCCCCAAGGTCGCCCTCCACCCGATTCCGGGCACCTCCGCCGACATCCTGCTTCTGGCCGGCGACCACCTCCCCGTCCCCGATTCGACCCGGCTTTCGGTGGGCACGCCGTTTTCCGACCTCTCGGCCGAAAACCTCACTCCAGGCGAGGTCGCGAGCGCTCCCGCGGTCACGCCCCGCATGATCGATCTGCTGGTGAAGGACGTGGTGGCAAATTCCGACTACCAACCCATCGTGGACGCCCAAGCCGAGGACGCCTTCTACCAGAAGAGCCGCGTGACGCTCCCTGGATTGCTGGCTCCACGTCGCGCCGGCTGGTTCCTGGCCATGGATCCGGTCGGCTGGGATACGCTCAACGGATGGTGGGACGAACGATGGTACCGTATGACGGATTCCGTCAACCGGGGGGTCTTCCGCGCCGTGGCCCGTGCCCACGCCCAGAGCGGAGAACCGGTGACCTCCCGAGAGCTGCGGATGCTGGATTCGCTGGTGCCCTTTCCCGCCTGGGCCGCATGGTCGCTGCGCGAAACCGCCATCTCCGACCTGGAAGCCGCCGTGTGGAACTCGCTCGACCTGCCGGAAAACGACCGCCTGCGCATGTCGTTGCGATTCTCCCTGCTCGCGGGCAACCATGATTCGGCCGAGGCCATCGCGCGCCGGATGATCCCCGCCGTGAGAGCCGACACGCGACTCTTCCCGGAAGTCTTTTCCGTGCTGTGGCGCGCCGGCGACCGTCCCGCCTTTTCCGCGATGCTCGCCGACACCGCCTGCTGGGCACCGCTTTCCTGGCCGGAGAAACTCGTCGCCCTCCAGCTCAAGACCACCTGGAGCGACTAG
- a CDS encoding 2-dehydropantoate 2-reductase, which translates to MKVAILGAGAVGGYYGGRLAQAGHNVRFLYHSELEAVRANGLRIESVDGSWQGPVQAFGKAEEIGPCDAVVVAFKSAQAELFPRILPAVLAPDGFVVCLMNGLGHEEMLARVVGHSRVVAGAAFICAERGEPGVVHHYAVGGLSMGPYFEEGRDAAMDFCQKMSGLFEGAEVPCKALSDGPGIKWGKLVWNVPFSGLSVWAGGITTDRIVSDPSLRAFAQDLMQEVLLAAGACGVELDPRAPGRNLKQTEGMGAYRPSMLVDFLAGRPIEWEAIVAEPLRRGEAAGASLPRMRELLEGIRARL; encoded by the coding sequence ATGAAAGTGGCCATCCTGGGTGCGGGCGCGGTGGGCGGGTATTATGGCGGAAGGCTCGCCCAGGCCGGGCACAATGTGCGGTTCCTGTACCATTCCGAACTCGAGGCGGTCCGCGCCAACGGTCTTCGCATCGAAAGCGTTGACGGATCTTGGCAAGGCCCGGTGCAGGCATTCGGCAAGGCCGAGGAAATCGGACCGTGCGACGCCGTGGTGGTGGCGTTCAAATCCGCCCAGGCCGAGCTGTTCCCCCGCATTCTTCCCGCCGTGCTGGCACCGGACGGCTTCGTGGTCTGCCTCATGAACGGCCTGGGGCACGAGGAAATGCTGGCCCGGGTGGTGGGGCATTCGCGGGTCGTCGCCGGAGCGGCCTTCATCTGCGCCGAGCGGGGCGAACCGGGGGTGGTCCACCATTACGCGGTGGGCGGGCTTTCGATGGGGCCGTATTTCGAGGAAGGCCGCGACGCGGCGATGGACTTTTGTCAGAAAATGTCCGGGTTGTTCGAGGGGGCCGAGGTTCCCTGCAAGGCGCTTTCCGACGGACCCGGCATCAAGTGGGGAAAGCTCGTCTGGAACGTGCCCTTTTCGGGATTGTCCGTCTGGGCGGGAGGGATCACCACCGATCGGATCGTCTCCGATCCGTCGCTTCGCGCCTTCGCGCAGGATCTGATGCAGGAAGTGCTGCTGGCGGCAGGGGCCTGCGGGGTGGAGCTGGATCCGCGCGCACCGGGCCGCAACCTGAAGCAGACCGAAGGCATGGGGGCCTACCGACCCTCCATGCTGGTGGATTTCCTGGCGGGCCGACCCATCGAATGGGAGGCGATCGTCGCCGAACCGTTGCGCCGGGGAGAAGCCGCAGGAGCGAGCCTGCCCCGGATGCGCGAGCTCCTGGAAGGGATCCGCGCGCGCCTGTGA
- a CDS encoding DUF3392 family protein: MMDWIHALRIDTVAHLARQHVGTISFAMATSLVVILSKPVNAFLAKIAGSWHFVFRTTLYVLVFTVGYASLSFWSEKLLRQFLSDQKPIPLLVLTVAAFLSFGIWSSKAKNIK, from the coding sequence ATGATGGACTGGATTCATGCGTTGCGGATCGACACGGTCGCCCATCTTGCCCGACAGCACGTGGGCACGATCTCGTTCGCCATGGCCACCAGCCTGGTGGTGATCCTCTCCAAACCAGTCAACGCTTTTTTGGCCAAGATCGCCGGCAGCTGGCATTTCGTCTTTCGCACCACGCTGTACGTGCTGGTGTTCACGGTGGGTTACGCCAGCCTCAGCTTCTGGAGCGAGAAGCTCCTGCGCCAGTTCCTCAGCGATCAGAAGCCCATTCCGCTGTTGGTCTTGACCGTGGCGGCCTTTCTCAGTTTCGGCATCTGGTCGAGCAAGGCGAAGAACATCAAATGA
- a CDS encoding response regulator produces MTEIALVAMVLFTAQAIYAGSGVWSRLLNAMVLVFFGILRYCVGRNWKHIEHWFLGAFLMAFALFDDGFQGVDNTWVLHIPFALAIRMLISSRKMQAVWYCLELIVLVLVNNTDLTPHLDRQSVTAAFPWHYQVNLLTGILASLFMLGYYQKANARALAQALADRKAAEAAARSRGEFLSHMSHELRTPLNAMQGFAELALQDSRLPEELRENMSAIRLSADHLTHLVNDILDLAKLESGSLSLQREGFNPLACLEEVHALLLPQATAKGLRLVLDAPSFPRILGDRTRCKQILINLVSNAIKYTDTGVVDIQAAWSKSENNVDLTVSVRDTGPGISQQEQTMVFERFHRSSPNHGSSGTGLGLTISRQLARAMGGNLTLESKPGEGSTFTLRLSSLLAGPDSGDQTRVMKTSALSLAGLRILLAEDNRTNIRLASQVLQKLDATFDVAIDGGQALDLLGRFRYDLVLLDIHMPVMDGFEVARAIRNPNSAVIRHDTPILALTADAFEETRRKTMDSGMDDILTKPFRISELSDRILRLVGRMAGTPLAP; encoded by the coding sequence ATGACCGAGATCGCCCTGGTGGCGATGGTTCTCTTCACCGCCCAAGCCATCTATGCCGGCTCGGGAGTATGGTCTCGACTGCTCAATGCCATGGTCCTGGTGTTCTTCGGAATTCTCCGCTACTGTGTTGGGCGAAATTGGAAACACATCGAACATTGGTTCCTGGGCGCTTTTCTGATGGCCTTCGCCTTGTTCGACGACGGTTTCCAAGGCGTGGACAACACCTGGGTGCTCCACATCCCGTTTGCGCTCGCCATCCGCATGTTGATCTCCTCCCGCAAGATGCAGGCGGTCTGGTACTGTCTTGAGCTGATCGTGCTGGTCCTGGTCAACAATACGGATCTGACGCCTCACTTGGATCGGCAATCGGTCACTGCTGCCTTTCCGTGGCACTACCAAGTCAATCTCCTCACGGGAATCCTGGCCAGCTTGTTCATGCTCGGGTACTACCAGAAGGCCAACGCGCGCGCCTTGGCCCAAGCCTTGGCGGACCGCAAAGCAGCAGAGGCCGCCGCCCGCTCACGCGGGGAATTCCTCTCGCACATGAGCCACGAACTGCGCACACCGCTCAATGCCATGCAAGGGTTCGCGGAATTGGCCTTGCAAGATTCCCGGCTCCCGGAAGAATTGCGCGAAAACATGAGCGCCATCCGGCTGTCGGCGGATCACCTCACCCATCTGGTCAACGATATCCTCGACTTGGCCAAACTGGAAAGCGGTTCGCTGTCCTTGCAACGGGAAGGCTTCAATCCGCTGGCCTGCCTGGAAGAAGTCCACGCCTTGCTGCTCCCCCAAGCGACCGCCAAGGGTCTGCGACTGGTGCTCGATGCTCCCTCCTTCCCCCGCATCCTGGGAGACCGCACGCGCTGCAAACAAATCCTGATCAACCTGGTCAGCAACGCCATCAAGTACACGGATACCGGGGTGGTGGACATCCAGGCGGCTTGGTCCAAGTCGGAAAACAACGTGGATTTGACCGTTTCCGTGCGCGATACCGGCCCTGGCATCAGCCAGCAGGAGCAAACGATGGTGTTCGAGCGTTTCCATCGCTCCAGTCCGAACCATGGATCCTCCGGAACCGGCCTCGGGCTGACCATCTCCCGGCAGCTCGCCAGGGCGATGGGCGGCAACCTCACCTTGGAAAGCAAACCCGGCGAAGGATCGACTTTCACGCTTCGTCTCAGCAGCCTCCTTGCGGGGCCGGACTCGGGAGACCAGACGCGTGTCATGAAAACGTCCGCGCTCTCGCTGGCAGGTCTGCGCATCCTGTTGGCCGAAGACAACCGCACCAACATCCGGTTGGCCAGCCAAGTCCTCCAGAAGCTGGACGCGACCTTCGACGTGGCGATCGATGGCGGCCAAGCGCTGGATCTGCTGGGTCGATTCCGATACGACCTGGTCCTGCTGGACATCCACATGCCCGTGATGGACGGATTCGAGGTGGCCCGCGCCATCCGAAACCCCAATAGCGCGGTGATCCGACACGACACCCCCATCCTCGCCCTGACGGCCGATGCTTTCGAAGAAACGCGCCGGAAGACCATGGATTCCGGCATGGACGACATCCTGACCAAGCCGTTTCGCATTTCCGAACTGTCGGATCGCATCCTCCGACTCGTCGGCCGCATGGCCGGCACGCCTCTCGCCCCTTGA